A single Augochlora pura isolate Apur16 chromosome 2, APUR_v2.2.1, whole genome shotgun sequence DNA region contains:
- the LOC144475392 gene encoding uncharacterized protein LOC144475392 isoform X2 produces the protein MELLDTFSNIFTTLKSQPLDENTRQQLYAAMVKELNDGMIDDLEGILNEGSMEEALAKLAKLNADSSTQEEAWRPPGNVTLHLRSFDAQVMEEEIDLLTKRVNETEEENKILMKDISEKRSKVSALNDTITLTLNRIPNAIELLHNRLEDLEKCLEFLDHE, from the exons ATGGAGCT TCTGGACACATTTTCCAACATTTTTACGACATTGAAATCGCAGCCATTAGACGAGAACACTAGACAACAGCTGTATGCGGCTATGGTTAAAGAACTTAACGACGGTATGATCGACGATTTGGAGGGCATATTGAATGAAGGAAGTATGGAGGAAGCTTTAGCGAAGTTAGCAAAGTTGAACGCGGACTCATCTACACAAGAAGAAGCCTG GAGACCACCCGGAAATGTAACTTTACATTTACGCTCTTTTGACGCACAAGTTATGGAagaagaaattgatttgttgACAAAACGAGTGAAtgaaacagaagaagaaaataaaattttaatgaaagataTATCAGAGAAAAGATCAAAAGTGTCTGCATTAAACGATACTATAACGCTAACGTTAAATAGAATCCCAaatgcaattgaattattacacAACAGGTTAGAAGATctagaaaaatgtttagaatTCTTAGATCACGAATAA
- the LOC144475400 gene encoding uncharacterized protein LOC144475400, translating to MHHGDECDDDNDTEMATKCEDAKALDPYDFRLVNEEINDIKLELAKSRKEYQSVEEEIRQVSQLKDKGLFILKDKERKYKELEKEMYEIHSDYIKCVEKVNSYEKNVQYKVESLTLERANLKKELEELQKRADENGRNLADIKRRITIEEKKNIALLRKLKKVASKKNLTQDLKERINAALRDPRITGVNISNQINIA from the exons ATGCACCACGGTGACGAATgcgatgatgataatgatacAGAAATGG CAACGAAATGCGAAGATGCTAAAGCTTTGGATCCGTATGACTTCCGTCTTgtaaacgaagaaataaatgatatcaAATTAGAATTAGCAAAATCTCGTAAGGAATACCAATCCGTGGAAGAAGAGATTCGCCAAGTGTCTCAATTAAAGGATAAAggattgtttatattaaaggACAAGGAGAGGAAATACAAGGAATTAGAGAAGGAAATGTACGAAATTCATAgcgattatataaaatgtgtcGAAAAAGTAAATTCTTAcgagaaaaatgttcaatataaAGTTGAATCTCTGACATTGGAAAGAgccaatttgaaaaaagaactTGAGGAATTGCAAAAACGTGCAGATGAAAATGGTAGAAACTTAGCCGAcattaaaagaagaatcaCAATTGAAGAA AAAAAGAACATAGCATTACTGAGGAAATTGAAGAAAGTAGCCAGTAAGAAAAATCTAACACAAGACTTGAAGGAGAGAATAAATGCAGCTTTACGTGATCCCAGAATTACTGGAGTAAACATttctaatcaaattaatattgcgtAA